In one window of Streptomyces sp. FXJ1.172 DNA:
- a CDS encoding APC family permease: MTDTLPPVDTAVTAASDSPQKLKRSIGVVGGTLLTLSCVTPASTLFVIVPDLFSSLGTATALCLAIGALLCIPVAFCYSELGTLVPSAGGEYAIVSTLAGRLAGWLAFVMSLLVVMIVPPVIAMGTADYLAPVVHLDPSLTGAGVMLAATLAGLLDLRANAWITGIFLVLEVVAAGVVALLGFTHTHRGVGSLGSMQIAGEHAHVSPVTAMMVLSGLAIALFATQGFSTAIYLSEELENPRRSVARTVLATLAISSVVILVPVVAITLGAGDLKTLTGGDISSMVIAWSNSAVGTFVSLCVALAIINAGIVMVIQNSRVLFASARDKAWPSPVNNALARLGRFGSPWVATLVVGVPGAFLCFVNLDTLYGVTGVAVTGLYLLVAIAALFARRGAHGGRTAWRMPLWPAMPVLLIAVLVYILVEQDPSYLLWTGAITAVATLYWAFYLRPRRETRWLVSIPEDAVE, translated from the coding sequence ATGACCGACACGCTCCCCCCTGTCGACACAGCCGTCACGGCCGCTTCTGACAGCCCTCAGAAACTCAAGCGGTCCATCGGCGTCGTCGGCGGCACCCTGCTCACGCTCTCGTGCGTCACGCCCGCCTCGACGCTCTTCGTGATCGTGCCCGATCTGTTCTCCAGCCTGGGCACCGCGACGGCCCTGTGCCTCGCCATCGGCGCACTGCTCTGCATCCCCGTGGCCTTCTGCTATTCGGAGCTGGGCACCCTCGTCCCCAGCGCCGGCGGCGAGTACGCCATCGTCTCCACGCTGGCCGGGCGGCTCGCCGGCTGGCTGGCCTTCGTGATGTCCCTGCTCGTCGTGATGATCGTCCCTCCGGTCATCGCCATGGGCACCGCCGACTACCTCGCCCCGGTCGTCCACCTCGACCCGTCCCTCACGGGCGCCGGCGTGATGCTCGCGGCCACCCTCGCCGGCCTGCTGGACCTGCGCGCCAACGCCTGGATCACCGGCATCTTCCTGGTCCTGGAGGTCGTCGCCGCCGGTGTCGTCGCCCTGCTCGGCTTCACCCACACCCACCGGGGCGTCGGCAGCCTCGGCTCGATGCAGATCGCCGGCGAGCACGCACACGTGAGCCCCGTGACGGCCATGATGGTGCTCTCCGGGCTCGCCATCGCCCTCTTCGCCACCCAGGGCTTCTCCACCGCGATCTACCTCTCCGAGGAACTGGAGAACCCGCGCCGCAGCGTCGCCCGCACGGTCCTCGCCACGCTCGCCATCTCCAGCGTGGTCATCCTGGTGCCGGTCGTGGCGATCACCCTGGGCGCCGGTGACCTGAAGACCCTGACCGGCGGCGACATCAGCAGCATGGTCATCGCCTGGAGCAACTCGGCCGTCGGCACCTTCGTCAGCCTCTGCGTCGCCCTCGCGATCATCAACGCGGGCATCGTCATGGTCATCCAGAACTCCCGCGTCCTGTTCGCCTCCGCCCGCGACAAGGCCTGGCCCTCGCCGGTCAACAACGCCCTGGCCAGGCTCGGCCGGTTCGGCTCCCCGTGGGTCGCCACCCTCGTCGTCGGCGTGCCGGGCGCCTTCCTCTGCTTCGTGAACCTGGACACGCTGTACGGCGTCACCGGGGTCGCCGTCACCGGCCTGTACCTGCTGGTCGCCATCGCGGCGCTGTTCGCCCGGCGCGGGGCGCACGGCGGCCGGACGGCCTGGCGGATGCCGCTGTGGCCCGCGATGCCGGTCCTGCTCATCGCGGTCCTCGTCTACATCCTCGTGGAGCAGGACCCCTCGTACCTGCTGTGGACCGGCGCCATCACCGCCGTCGCCACCCTCTACTGGGCCTTCTACCTGCGCCCGCGCCGCGAGACCCGCTGGCTGGTGTCGATCCCGGAGGACGCCGTGGAGTGA
- a CDS encoding CocE/NonD family hydrolase: protein MDLRRLSVRGLLKGPRRLMAAAAAVVVLAGAGTWTAAASGGPPRVHRTDQVMAVDGVRLDTSFFTPAGPGRHPAVLLAHGFGGSKDDMRGQAEDLARDGYAVLTWSARGFGRSTGKVGLNDPRAEVADVSRLIDWLARRPQVQLDKPGDPRVGVAGGSYGGAISLLAAGYDHRVDAIAPAITYWNLAEALFPNGVFKKLWAGVFFNTAGGCARFEPELCRMYDRVAESGTPDQAARTLLEERSPSAVAARIKVPTLLVQGQTDSLFTLDQADAAEKAIRAGGAPVDVDWIAGGHDGGDMESGRVQARVRAWFDRYLKGEKNAGTGPAFRITRTGGVRSNDGTAQLRGASADAYPGLHDHPRSVALTGGTQKVANPAGASPPGVSALPGLGGSGGLSQLSALGVGVSLDFPGQYAKFDSAPLTRDLQITGAPTATVHITSPGDDAVLFGKVYDVGPDGTRQVLPSQLVAPFRVTGARAGKDVTLTLPAIDHDVQKGHRLRLVLASTDLGYASPAAPATYTVSLKGALSVPTAPAVRTAAAPLPAWVWWLPAAGAALALALLLTGRRRTATPAPDPELAEVPLVIKDLSKRYAKSTDRYAVRELSFRVERGQVLGLLGPNGAGKTTTLRMLMGLITPDDGEIRVFGHAVRPGAPVLSRVGAFVEGAGFLPHLSGRENLELYWRATGRPPEDAHLDEALEIAGLGDALARAVRTYSQGMRQRLAIAQAMLGLPDLLILDEPTNGLDPPQIREMREVMIRYAAGGRTVIVSSHLLAEVEQSCTHLVVMDRGRLVQAGPVREITGSGDTLLVGTATPVQDPVVEKVDALPGVASAVRTDDGLLVRLEPGGTAERLVVELVRLDVPVASVGPHRRLEDAFLTLIGGSA, encoded by the coding sequence ATGGATCTTCGCCGGCTCTCGGTGCGAGGGCTGCTCAAAGGACCGCGGCGGCTGATGGCCGCCGCGGCCGCCGTTGTGGTGCTCGCCGGGGCCGGCACCTGGACGGCCGCCGCCTCCGGCGGCCCGCCGCGGGTGCACCGCACCGACCAGGTCATGGCGGTCGACGGCGTCCGCCTGGACACCTCGTTCTTCACCCCGGCCGGCCCCGGCCGCCACCCCGCCGTCCTGCTGGCGCACGGCTTCGGCGGCAGCAAGGACGACATGCGCGGCCAGGCCGAGGACCTCGCCCGCGACGGCTACGCGGTCCTGACCTGGTCCGCGCGCGGCTTCGGCAGGTCCACCGGAAAGGTCGGGCTCAACGACCCCAGGGCCGAGGTCGCCGATGTCTCCCGGCTCATCGACTGGCTCGCGCGGCGGCCCCAGGTCCAGCTCGACAAACCCGGCGACCCGCGCGTGGGCGTGGCCGGCGGCTCGTACGGCGGCGCGATCTCCCTGCTCGCCGCCGGATACGACCACCGGGTGGACGCCATCGCCCCGGCCATCACGTACTGGAACCTCGCGGAGGCCCTCTTCCCGAACGGCGTGTTCAAGAAGCTGTGGGCCGGCGTCTTCTTCAACACCGCCGGCGGCTGCGCCCGCTTCGAGCCCGAGCTGTGCCGGATGTACGACAGGGTCGCCGAGTCCGGCACCCCGGACCAGGCCGCCCGCACCCTCCTGGAGGAACGCTCCCCGTCCGCGGTCGCCGCCCGCATCAAGGTGCCCACTTTGCTGGTGCAGGGCCAGACCGACTCGCTGTTCACCCTTGACCAGGCCGACGCCGCCGAGAAGGCGATCCGCGCGGGCGGCGCCCCCGTGGACGTCGACTGGATCGCGGGCGGCCACGACGGCGGCGACATGGAGAGCGGCCGCGTCCAGGCCCGCGTGCGCGCGTGGTTCGACCGCTATCTGAAGGGCGAGAAGAACGCCGGCACCGGCCCGGCCTTCCGGATCACCCGCACCGGCGGCGTCCGCTCCAACGACGGCACGGCGCAACTGCGCGGCGCGAGCGCGGACGCCTACCCCGGCCTGCACGACCACCCGCGGTCCGTCGCCCTGACCGGCGGCACCCAGAAGGTCGCCAACCCGGCCGGCGCCAGCCCGCCCGGCGTCTCCGCCCTGCCCGGCCTCGGCGGCTCCGGCGGCCTGTCCCAGCTGTCCGCGCTCGGCGTCGGCGTCTCCCTCGACTTCCCCGGCCAGTACGCGAAGTTCGACTCCGCCCCGCTGACCAGGGACCTGCAGATCACCGGTGCCCCCACGGCCACCGTCCACATCACCTCGCCCGGCGACGACGCCGTCCTGTTCGGCAAGGTCTACGACGTCGGCCCCGACGGCACCCGGCAGGTGCTGCCGTCCCAGCTGGTCGCGCCCTTCCGGGTGACCGGAGCCAGGGCCGGCAAGGACGTCACCCTCACCCTCCCGGCGATCGACCACGACGTGCAGAAGGGCCACCGGCTGCGCCTGGTCCTCGCCTCCACCGACCTCGGCTACGCCTCCCCGGCCGCCCCGGCCACCTACACCGTCTCCCTGAAGGGCGCCCTGAGCGTGCCGACGGCCCCCGCCGTCCGCACCGCCGCGGCACCCCTGCCGGCCTGGGTCTGGTGGCTGCCCGCGGCCGGCGCGGCCCTCGCGCTCGCCCTGCTGCTCACCGGCCGCCGCCGTACGGCCACCCCCGCACCCGACCCGGAGCTGGCCGAAGTCCCGCTGGTGATCAAGGACTTGAGCAAGCGCTACGCGAAGTCCACCGACCGGTACGCGGTGCGCGAGCTGTCCTTCCGGGTGGAGCGTGGCCAGGTGCTCGGCCTGCTCGGGCCCAACGGCGCGGGCAAGACCACCACCCTGCGGATGCTGATGGGCCTGATCACCCCGGACGACGGCGAGATAAGGGTCTTCGGCCATGCCGTCCGGCCCGGCGCGCCCGTGCTCTCCCGGGTCGGCGCCTTCGTGGAAGGCGCGGGCTTCCTGCCGCACCTGTCCGGCCGGGAGAACCTGGAGCTGTACTGGCGAGCCACCGGCCGCCCGCCCGAGGACGCCCACCTGGACGAGGCCCTGGAGATCGCCGGGCTCGGCGACGCGCTCGCCCGCGCGGTGCGCACCTACTCCCAGGGCATGCGTCAGCGCCTCGCCATCGCCCAGGCCATGCTCGGCCTGCCCGACCTGCTCATCCTCGACGAGCCCACCAACGGCCTCGACCCGCCCCAGATCCGCGAGATGCGCGAGGTGATGATCCGCTACGCGGCCGGCGGCCGTACGGTGATCGTCTCCAGCCATCTCCTCGCCGAGGTCGAGCAGTCCTGCACCCATCTGGTGGTGATGGACCGCGGCCGGCTCGTCCAGGCGGGCCCGGTCCGGGAGATCACCGGCTCCGGCGACACCCTGCTGGTCGGCACCGCCACGCCCGTGCAGGACCCGGTGGTGGAGAAGGTGGACGCGCTGCCCGGCGTCGCCTCCGCCGTGCGCACCGACGACGGACTGCTGGTCCGGCTCGAGCCGGGCGGCACGGCCGAGCGGCTGGTCGTGGAGCTGGTGCGCCTCGATGTGCCCGTCGCCTCGGTCGGCCCGCACCGCCGCCTGGAAGACGCCTTCCTGACCCTGATAGGAGGTTCCGCATGA
- a CDS encoding ABC transporter permease, whose protein sequence is MSTLTEVASGYQTRHTLPLRVELVRQLKRRRTLVMGAILTLLPFVLLIAFAIGTPHDRGGQITLMDTATASGANFAAVNLFVSVGFLLVIPVALFCGDTVASEAGWSSLRYLLAAPVPRARLLWSKLVVALGLSLAAMVLLPVVALAVGTAAYGWGPLQIPTGGALDTGTAVQRLVVTVAYVFVSQLVTAGLAFWLSTKTDAPLGAVGGAVGLTIVGNVLDAVTALGHWRDFLPAHWQFAWADAVQPHAEWSGMIQGSAISVTYALVLFALAFRGFARKDVVS, encoded by the coding sequence ATGAGCACGCTCACCGAGGTTGCCTCCGGCTATCAGACCCGGCACACCCTGCCCCTGCGGGTCGAACTGGTCCGCCAGCTCAAGCGGCGCCGCACCCTGGTCATGGGCGCGATCCTCACCCTGCTGCCCTTCGTGCTGCTGATCGCCTTCGCGATCGGCACCCCGCACGACCGGGGCGGCCAGATCACCCTGATGGACACGGCCACCGCCTCGGGCGCCAACTTCGCCGCGGTGAACCTGTTCGTGTCGGTGGGCTTCCTGCTGGTGATCCCGGTCGCCCTGTTCTGCGGGGACACGGTCGCCTCCGAGGCCGGCTGGTCCTCGCTGCGCTATCTGCTCGCCGCGCCCGTGCCCCGGGCCCGGCTGCTGTGGTCCAAGCTCGTCGTGGCGCTCGGGCTCAGCCTCGCCGCGATGGTGCTGCTCCCGGTCGTGGCGCTCGCCGTCGGCACCGCGGCCTACGGCTGGGGCCCGCTGCAGATCCCCACCGGCGGCGCGCTCGACACCGGTACGGCGGTGCAGCGGCTCGTGGTGACCGTGGCGTACGTCTTCGTGTCCCAACTCGTCACCGCCGGGCTCGCGTTCTGGCTGTCCACGAAGACGGACGCCCCGCTCGGCGCGGTCGGCGGCGCGGTCGGCCTGACCATCGTGGGCAACGTCCTGGACGCGGTCACCGCCCTCGGCCACTGGCGCGACTTCCTGCCCGCGCACTGGCAGTTCGCCTGGGCCGACGCCGTCCAGCCGCACGCCGAGTGGTCCGGCATGATCCAGGGCAGCGCGATCTCCGTCACCTACGCGCTGGTGCTGTTCGCACTGGCCTTCAGAGGCTTTGCCCGCAAGGACGTGGTCTCGTAG
- a CDS encoding rodlin, with the protein MKKLWATAAVAASVAGIAGAAAPQALAIGNDHGTTSFSGNGAKQEFGNSATFGDMSPQLSLIQGSLNKPCIGLPAKLNAQSILAAVNVGVQDIPVLSAPQNQQCTENSTQAKGDEPLSHILDDVSALSTQSDNKG; encoded by the coding sequence ATGAAGAAGCTGTGGGCAACCGCGGCTGTTGCCGCCTCCGTCGCCGGTATCGCCGGTGCGGCGGCCCCTCAGGCCCTCGCCATCGGTAACGACCACGGCACCACGTCGTTCAGCGGCAACGGCGCCAAGCAGGAGTTCGGCAACTCCGCCACTTTCGGTGACATGAGCCCGCAGCTCTCGCTGATCCAGGGCTCGCTGAACAAGCCGTGCATCGGTCTGCCGGCGAAGCTCAACGCCCAGTCGATCCTCGCCGCGGTCAACGTCGGCGTCCAGGACATCCCGGTCCTGTCCGCGCCGCAGAACCAGCAGTGCACCGAGAACTCCACCCAGGCCAAGGGCGACGAGCCGCTCTCGCACATCCTGGACGACGTCTCCGCCCTGTCCACCCAGAGCGACAACAAGGGCTGA